The following DNA comes from Gordonia zhaorongruii.
GCATCCGGCCATGCGGTTGGAGTCGGCGCAAGATGAATCACCAGATCATGTGCCGAAACCCGCACACCTTTGGCAAGTGTGCGGGTGAAATCGGATCTCCGCGAGATCCGCCGTGTTTCGGCAGTCACCGATCGCTGCGATCGGATGAGGGCCGGATCAGGCGGTCAGCTTGGCGCGGCCCTTGGAACGACGGCCGTTCACGATGGCGCGGCCGGCGCGGGTACGCATGCGCAGGCGGAAGCCGTGCACACGTGCGCGACGACGGTTGTTCGGCTGGAAAGTACGCTTCCCCTTAGCCACTGGGTGCTCCTTGAGTCGATCTACAGGTGGTCCTCTGCCCGGCGGCGAACGTCGGTCTCATCCGATCGGATGACCAGCGTCCCGTGCTTGGGCGACCTTTCGAGAGT
Coding sequences within:
- the rpmH gene encoding 50S ribosomal protein L34; amino-acid sequence: MAKGKRTFQPNNRRRARVHGFRLRMRTRAGRAIVNGRRSKGRAKLTA